One window of the Sparus aurata chromosome 17, fSpaAur1.1, whole genome shotgun sequence genome contains the following:
- the fdps gene encoding farnesyl pyrophosphate synthase isoform X1, giving the protein MRRLLSWVINAPKTIRTMWLTLAVPPLKLKNTSLMLCTSSFQGDNICNGTHGKKALLSDSQLFEGQFEELVTELAERDLSDPALADALSRLREVLVYNSPGGKRNRGLSVIGSLRELLPPNQLTQDVVQRALLVGWCIELLQAFFLVADDIMDASVTRRGQPCWYKKDGIGLDAINDSFLLEGSIYRLLRRHCRDQPYYVHLLELFTETSFQTELGQALDLMTAPPGQVDLNRFTMERYKAIVKYKTAFYSFYLPVAAAMYIAGIKSEVEHNNAKHILLEMGEFFQIQDDYLDCYGDPAVTGKIGTDIQDNKCSWLVVTALEIMTPEQRAELEACYGRHDDASVEKVKSLYSTLQMPALYRKYEDESYQRLQKLIASHAQNLPHSVFHNFANKIYKRNK; this is encoded by the exons ATGAGACGTCTGCTGAGCTGGGTCATTAATGCCCCTAAAACAATCCGGACCAtgtggctaacgttagccgtCCCCCCTCTGAAGTTAAAGAACACATCTCTTATGCTGTGCACCTCGTCTTTCCAGGGAGACAACATCTGCAACGGGACGCACGGCAAGAAGGCGCTGCTGTCAGACTCTCAGCTCTTTGAAGGCCAGTTTGAGGAGCTGGTGACGGAGCTGGCAGAGAGGGACCTCAGCGACCCTGCGTTGGCCGACGCTCTGAGCAGgttgagagag GTGTTGGTGTATAATTCTCCTGGAGGCAAGAGGAACAGAGGCCTGTCTGTGATTGGCTCACTGAGGGAACTTCTCCCACCCAATCAGCTCACGCAGGATGTGGTGCAGCGGGCTCTGTTGGTCGGCTGGTGCATTGAGCTG CTTCAGGCGTTTTTCCTTGTGGCGGATGATATTATGGATGCATCGGTAACTCGGAGAGGACAGCCCTGCTGGTACAAGAAG gaTGGAATAGGTCTGGATGCCATCAATGATTCATTTCTCTTAGAGGGGTCGATCTACAGACTCCTTCGCAGACATTGCAGGGATCAGCCCTACTACGTCCACCTTCTGGAGCTATTTACTGAG ACATCTTTCCAAACCGAGCTTGGCCAAGCCTTGGACCTCATGACTGCTCCGCCTGGTCAGGTTGACCTCAACAGATTCACCATGGAGAG GTATAAAGCTATTGTGAAATACAAGACCGCCTTTTACTCCTTCTACCTCCCAGTGGCAGCTGCAATGTACATT GCAGGAATTAAGAGTGAAGTGGAGCACAACAATGCCAAACACATCTTGCTTGAGATGGGAGAGTTCTTTCAAATACAG GACGACTACTTGGACTGTTACGGAGACCCTGCTGTGACAGGAAAGATTGGTACAGACATCCAGGATAACAAATGCAGCTGGCTGGTGGTGACCGCTCTGGAGATCATGACTCCCgaacagagagcagagctgGAG GCATGTTATGGGCGCCACGATGATGCCAGTGTGGAAAAGGTCAAATCACTGTACAGCACCCTGCAAATGCCAGCACTGTACCGCAAATATGAAGATGAAAGCTACCAGCGGCTACAGAAACTCATCGCAAGTCACGCTCAGAACCTCCCTCACTCAGTCTTCCACAACTTTGCCAATAAGATCTACAAGAGGAACAAGTGA
- the fdps gene encoding farnesyl pyrophosphate synthase isoform X2, whose product MGDNICNGTHGKKALLSDSQLFEGQFEELVTELAERDLSDPALADALSRLREVLVYNSPGGKRNRGLSVIGSLRELLPPNQLTQDVVQRALLVGWCIELLQAFFLVADDIMDASVTRRGQPCWYKKDGIGLDAINDSFLLEGSIYRLLRRHCRDQPYYVHLLELFTETSFQTELGQALDLMTAPPGQVDLNRFTMERYKAIVKYKTAFYSFYLPVAAAMYIAGIKSEVEHNNAKHILLEMGEFFQIQDDYLDCYGDPAVTGKIGTDIQDNKCSWLVVTALEIMTPEQRAELEACYGRHDDASVEKVKSLYSTLQMPALYRKYEDESYQRLQKLIASHAQNLPHSVFHNFANKIYKRNK is encoded by the exons ATG GGAGACAACATCTGCAACGGGACGCACGGCAAGAAGGCGCTGCTGTCAGACTCTCAGCTCTTTGAAGGCCAGTTTGAGGAGCTGGTGACGGAGCTGGCAGAGAGGGACCTCAGCGACCCTGCGTTGGCCGACGCTCTGAGCAGgttgagagag GTGTTGGTGTATAATTCTCCTGGAGGCAAGAGGAACAGAGGCCTGTCTGTGATTGGCTCACTGAGGGAACTTCTCCCACCCAATCAGCTCACGCAGGATGTGGTGCAGCGGGCTCTGTTGGTCGGCTGGTGCATTGAGCTG CTTCAGGCGTTTTTCCTTGTGGCGGATGATATTATGGATGCATCGGTAACTCGGAGAGGACAGCCCTGCTGGTACAAGAAG gaTGGAATAGGTCTGGATGCCATCAATGATTCATTTCTCTTAGAGGGGTCGATCTACAGACTCCTTCGCAGACATTGCAGGGATCAGCCCTACTACGTCCACCTTCTGGAGCTATTTACTGAG ACATCTTTCCAAACCGAGCTTGGCCAAGCCTTGGACCTCATGACTGCTCCGCCTGGTCAGGTTGACCTCAACAGATTCACCATGGAGAG GTATAAAGCTATTGTGAAATACAAGACCGCCTTTTACTCCTTCTACCTCCCAGTGGCAGCTGCAATGTACATT GCAGGAATTAAGAGTGAAGTGGAGCACAACAATGCCAAACACATCTTGCTTGAGATGGGAGAGTTCTTTCAAATACAG GACGACTACTTGGACTGTTACGGAGACCCTGCTGTGACAGGAAAGATTGGTACAGACATCCAGGATAACAAATGCAGCTGGCTGGTGGTGACCGCTCTGGAGATCATGACTCCCgaacagagagcagagctgGAG GCATGTTATGGGCGCCACGATGATGCCAGTGTGGAAAAGGTCAAATCACTGTACAGCACCCTGCAAATGCCAGCACTGTACCGCAAATATGAAGATGAAAGCTACCAGCGGCTACAGAAACTCATCGCAAGTCACGCTCAGAACCTCCCTCACTCAGTCTTCCACAACTTTGCCAATAAGATCTACAAGAGGAACAAGTGA